Proteins encoded within one genomic window of Ostrinia nubilalis chromosome 5, ilOstNubi1.1, whole genome shotgun sequence:
- the LOC135072005 gene encoding uncharacterized protein LOC135072005, translating into MMKCLFFLLFVAACQAYVARVAEEIPTPAVTGFETTFHQDGDKSLLLKWSPVENPEILGYRMTVWDLGSDLANEQGKIFSEVVVDASTTSARVGGLQYDTWYFARVQAFTRTAASEWSNRRGVMFHSPLTRDGRQSYTVVE; encoded by the exons ATGATGAAGTGCTTATTCTTCTTGCTGTTCGTGGCTGCTTGCCAGGCCTACGTGGCCAGGGTGGCTGAAGAAATTCCTACTCCAGCAGTAACTGGATTTGAAACAACATTTCATCAAGATGGTGACAAATCCTTGCTGTTAAAATGGAGCCCTGTGGAGAACCCAGAAATTCTTGGATACAGG atgaCAGTATGGGACCTGGGATCG GATCTAGCCAACGAACAAGGCAAGATATTCAGCGAGGTTGTAGTTGACGCTAGTACGACCAGCGCACGTGTAGGAGGCCTTCAGTATGACACCTGGTACTTTGCGAGAGTCCAGGCCTTCACCAGAACTGCGGCCAGTGAGTGGTCCAACCGTAGGGGGGTCATGTTCCATAGCCCACTCACACGGGATGGACGCCAGTCTTACACTGTGGTGGAATAA